One part of the Sorangiineae bacterium MSr11954 genome encodes these proteins:
- a CDS encoding roadblock/LC7 domain-containing protein — MATNDIQITEKNRMTKTERLNGVLRSLRSSSPEIIGASVVTSDGFIVASHIPNEVDEDLIGGMAASLLGVGERIAADLMRADVEQVYVRSAKGYIIVNSIGTESVLVLLVTREAKLGMIFLELKRTLNQLADHLDN, encoded by the coding sequence ATGGCGACGAATGATATTCAAATCACCGAAAAGAATCGTATGACGAAAACCGAGCGCCTGAACGGCGTGCTCCGTTCGCTCCGATCGAGCTCGCCCGAGATCATCGGCGCGTCGGTGGTGACCTCGGACGGGTTCATCGTCGCGTCGCACATCCCCAACGAGGTCGACGAGGATCTCATCGGCGGTATGGCCGCCTCGCTCCTCGGCGTGGGCGAGCGCATCGCGGCCGACTTGATGCGCGCGGACGTGGAGCAGGTCTATGTGCGCTCGGCGAAGGGGTACATCATCGTCAACTCGATCGGCACCGAGTCGGTGCTGGTCTTGCTGGTGACGCGCGAGGCCAAGCTGGGGATGATCTTCCTCGAGCTCAAACGCACCCTGAACCAGCTCGCGGATCACCTGGACAACTGA
- a CDS encoding serine/threonine protein kinase, translating into MSASHAFFEGESFGPYRVLSRLASGGMADVWFVETVAGSTRGVLKTMRAELAASGELSSMFVDEGRVAAGLEHDNIAKVLDVGVIDGRAFIAMEFVHGRTLRQIAQHCHEQRERIEPWFVLRTLLEVCAALEYLHSYVDTDGWHLGLIHGDISPENIMVSFNGTVKLVDFGIARVTQLANSSFPPPTVKPIPAPVHESRGKLVIGKPWYMSPEQILGSTPNPLSDLYSVGVVLYECLTGYRPYSGGTETEVLARVLEGKAAPPQAVARGISEPLAWTTLRAMAREPDSRFSSASDLAAALRWRLRELDPGAIGRPLDGYMASLFGEPDTVASAIMRTINERPARNSDLPTAPCSPAMVAAAIAESALTVRPPKPAAVPEEPTFTVFESAAPDRSGEFQTSRAPAGVNIFARPSLRPLEPIFGRELAPRSVPIGGRHRTDDELEAARLFEHGLECLSNKDFAGAQEAWLRTIELDPRERRYRINLRRLQERLRDGDE; encoded by the coding sequence ATGAGCGCATCACACGCCTTCTTCGAGGGCGAAAGTTTTGGCCCGTATCGAGTGCTTTCACGCCTTGCATCGGGCGGAATGGCCGACGTTTGGTTCGTCGAAACGGTAGCGGGCTCCACGCGTGGCGTGCTGAAAACCATGCGCGCCGAGCTCGCGGCCTCTGGCGAGCTCTCGTCCATGTTCGTCGATGAAGGCCGTGTGGCTGCGGGTCTCGAGCACGATAACATCGCGAAAGTGCTCGACGTCGGGGTGATCGACGGGCGCGCGTTCATTGCCATGGAGTTCGTGCACGGTCGTACGCTACGGCAGATCGCGCAGCACTGCCATGAACAGCGCGAGCGCATCGAGCCTTGGTTCGTGCTGCGCACCTTGCTGGAGGTATGCGCCGCCCTCGAGTACCTGCACAGCTACGTGGACACCGATGGGTGGCACCTCGGGCTGATACATGGAGATATCAGTCCGGAGAATATCATGGTCTCGTTCAACGGGACCGTGAAGCTCGTGGACTTTGGTATCGCGCGCGTGACACAATTGGCGAACTCGTCGTTTCCTCCGCCGACCGTGAAGCCAATCCCCGCGCCCGTGCACGAGAGCCGGGGCAAGCTGGTCATCGGCAAACCGTGGTACATGTCGCCCGAGCAGATCCTGGGGTCGACCCCCAATCCGCTCAGTGATTTGTATTCGGTGGGCGTCGTCCTCTACGAGTGCCTAACCGGTTATCGTCCCTATTCGGGCGGCACGGAGACCGAGGTGCTGGCGCGCGTGCTCGAGGGCAAGGCGGCGCCGCCGCAAGCCGTGGCCCGCGGGATCTCGGAGCCCCTCGCGTGGACGACACTTCGTGCCATGGCGCGCGAGCCGGACAGCCGGTTCTCGAGCGCGTCCGATCTGGCCGCCGCCCTGCGATGGCGTCTGCGCGAGCTCGATCCTGGCGCGATCGGGCGGCCGCTCGATGGCTACATGGCGTCGCTGTTCGGCGAGCCGGACACGGTGGCGAGCGCGATCATGCGCACCATCAACGAGCGCCCGGCGCGCAACTCCGATCTGCCGACCGCGCCTTGCTCGCCGGCGATGGTGGCCGCGGCCATCGCGGAGTCGGCGCTCACCGTGCGGCCCCCCAAGCCGGCGGCCGTGCCCGAGGAGCCGACATTCACGGTCTTCGAGTCGGCGGCGCCGGATCGCTCGGGCGAGTTCCAAACGTCGCGCGCGCCGGCCGGCGTCAATATCTTCGCACGTCCGTCGCTGCGGCCGCTGGAGCCTATTTTCGGGCGCGAGCTCGCGCCGCGGAGCGTTCCCATAGGGGGGCGGCATCGAACGGACGACGAGCTCGAGGCCGCACGGCTGTTCGAGCACGGGCTCGAATGTTTGAGCAACAAAGATTTCGCCGGCGCGCAGGAAGCTTGGCTACGGACCATCGAACTCGATCCGCGCGAGAGACGATATCGGATCAATTTGCGGAGACTCCAAGAAAGGTTGCGCGATGGCGACGAATGA
- a CDS encoding S9 family peptidase: MERVDDPQISPDGKLVVFTVASTDLPANKRRTDLWLATTDGSQVRRLTTHPDRDFAARFAPDGKSLYFISTRSGSAQVHRLALDGGEPAQITSLPLDVDFVLPFPDGKRLLLSMEVYPDAQTLDETAKRDDAKAKSPSKVMAYDQAMFRHWDKWDDGKRRHLFVWRPDGPPIDLTKGSAFDAPSGPFAGAEGIAISPDGRTVVFESKRVGREEAWSTNIDLFRVPSDGSAAAVSITAKNLAEDTSPVFSPDGTKLAYLAMARPTFEADRRRVVVMDWKSGASRVLTEAWDRSASELTWSRNGRTIYVTADHLGHKGLFGVAADSGQVTTLGAEGTYMSPRAGTDRLVFTRDTLTNPAEIWVSGLDGRTPKPITHLNDAKIAAIDFGEPEPFTFDGAKGEKVHAWIVKPHGARGPVPVAMLIHGGPQGSFGNHFHYRWNPQIFAGRGYAAIMVDFHGSTGYGQAFTDAIRNDWGGAPYEDVMKGLDAALAKYSFLDKSRAVALGASYGGYLINWINGKTDRFKALVCHDGNLDETMAYFDTEELWFPEWEHAGTPWENPENYAKHNPIRFVQNWKTPTLVIHGGKDYRVVDTQGMSTFTALQRRGVPSRFLYFPDENHWVLKPQNSKRWHDEVLSWIDKYSQR, translated from the coding sequence ATGGAGCGCGTCGACGATCCGCAGATCTCGCCCGATGGCAAGCTCGTCGTGTTCACCGTCGCGAGCACCGATCTGCCGGCCAACAAGCGCCGCACGGACCTCTGGCTCGCCACCACCGACGGCTCGCAGGTGCGCCGCCTCACCACGCACCCCGATCGCGACTTCGCCGCCCGCTTCGCCCCCGACGGCAAGAGCCTCTATTTCATCTCCACCCGCAGCGGCTCCGCGCAGGTGCACCGCCTCGCGCTCGACGGCGGCGAGCCCGCGCAGATCACGTCGTTGCCGCTGGACGTCGACTTCGTCCTTCCCTTCCCCGATGGCAAGCGCCTGCTCCTCTCCATGGAGGTGTACCCCGACGCGCAGACCCTCGACGAGACGGCCAAGCGCGATGACGCCAAGGCCAAGTCGCCCTCGAAGGTGATGGCCTACGACCAAGCCATGTTCCGCCACTGGGACAAATGGGATGACGGCAAACGCCGCCATCTCTTCGTGTGGCGCCCCGACGGCCCGCCCATCGATCTCACCAAGGGCTCCGCGTTCGACGCTCCGTCGGGTCCCTTCGCGGGCGCCGAGGGCATCGCCATCTCCCCCGACGGGCGCACCGTGGTCTTCGAGTCGAAGCGGGTGGGGCGCGAAGAAGCTTGGTCTACGAACATCGACCTCTTTCGCGTGCCCTCCGACGGCAGCGCGGCCGCCGTCTCGATCACGGCCAAGAACCTGGCCGAGGACACGTCGCCGGTCTTCTCACCCGACGGCACCAAGCTCGCGTACCTCGCCATGGCGCGGCCCACGTTCGAGGCCGACCGCCGCCGCGTGGTCGTGATGGATTGGAAGAGCGGCGCCTCGCGCGTGCTGACCGAAGCGTGGGATCGCTCGGCCAGCGAGCTGACCTGGAGCCGCAACGGGCGCACGATTTACGTGACCGCCGATCACCTCGGGCACAAGGGGCTCTTCGGCGTCGCCGCCGACTCGGGGCAGGTCACCACACTCGGCGCCGAGGGCACGTACATGTCCCCGCGCGCAGGCACCGATCGCTTGGTGTTCACCCGCGACACGCTCACGAACCCCGCCGAAATCTGGGTCTCGGGCTTGGATGGACGCACACCGAAGCCCATCACCCACCTGAACGACGCCAAGATCGCGGCCATCGATTTCGGCGAGCCCGAGCCCTTCACCTTCGACGGCGCCAAAGGCGAGAAGGTGCACGCGTGGATCGTCAAGCCGCACGGCGCGCGCGGACCGGTTCCGGTCGCGATGCTGATCCACGGCGGACCGCAAGGCTCCTTCGGCAACCACTTCCATTACCGATGGAACCCGCAGATTTTCGCGGGGCGCGGGTACGCGGCCATCATGGTCGACTTCCACGGCTCCACCGGATACGGCCAAGCTTTCACCGACGCCATCCGCAACGACTGGGGCGGCGCGCCGTACGAAGACGTCATGAAGGGCCTCGACGCGGCGCTCGCGAAGTACTCGTTCTTGGACAAATCACGCGCGGTCGCACTCGGCGCCTCGTACGGCGGCTACTTGATCAACTGGATCAACGGCAAGACCGATCGCTTCAAGGCGCTGGTCTGCCACGATGGAAACCTCGACGAGACCATGGCCTATTTCGACACCGAGGAACTTTGGTTCCCCGAGTGGGAACACGCGGGAACCCCCTGGGAAAACCCCGAAAACTACGCCAAACACAATCCGATTCGCTTCGTGCAGAACTGGAAGACACCAACGCTCGTGATCCACGGCGGCAAGGACTACCGCGTGGTCGATACGCAAGGCATGTCGACCTTCACCGCGCTGCAGCGTCGCGGAGTGCCCTCGCGATTCCTCTATTTCCCCGACGAAAACCACTGGGTTTTGAAGCCGCAGAACTCCAAGCGCTGGCACGACGAAGTATTATCGTGGATTGATAAGTATTCCCAGCGATAA
- a CDS encoding SRPBCC family protein: protein MFRKILLGLAAVAVVFVLVVSTRPSTFHVERSVTVAAPAERAFAQVNDFHEWTGWSPYEKLDPQLRRTYEGAPAGVGAIYAWAGNGKAGEGRMTIEASDAPSRIAINLEFIEPFAATDTATFTFVPTAEGTKVTWAIDGTNNFVSKAFSLFMDMDKLIGGDFEAGLASLKAIAERETAQVAR from the coding sequence ATGTTCCGCAAGATTCTTCTCGGCTTGGCTGCCGTCGCCGTCGTATTCGTCCTCGTCGTCTCCACCCGCCCCTCCACGTTCCACGTCGAGCGCTCGGTCACCGTGGCCGCACCCGCGGAGAGGGCGTTCGCGCAGGTGAACGACTTCCACGAGTGGACGGGGTGGTCGCCGTACGAGAAGCTCGATCCCCAGCTCCGGCGCACCTACGAAGGCGCCCCCGCGGGCGTGGGCGCCATCTACGCCTGGGCGGGCAACGGCAAGGCGGGCGAGGGCCGGATGACGATCGAGGCGAGCGATGCACCGTCGCGCATCGCCATCAACCTGGAGTTCATCGAGCCGTTCGCGGCCACCGACACCGCCACCTTCACCTTCGTCCCCACCGCGGAAGGCACCAAGGTCACGTGGGCCATCGACGGGACGAACAACTTCGTCTCCAAGGCTTTCTCGCTCTTCATGGATATGGACAAGCTGATCGGCGGCGACTTCGAAGCGGGTCTCGCCTCGCTCAAAGCCATCGCCGAGCGCGAGACCGCGCAGGTCGCGCGATAA
- a CDS encoding LysR family transcriptional regulator produces the protein MQRPSVVREELRWDDVRVFLALCRSRTVGNAGGLLGCDASTISRRLVALEEALGATLFDRGRDGITPTKAAEDLMPVAEEMEQVMTRFTNAAEGLEREVSGLVRLTCPPDAAQVLVAPLLQELLARHPGLRIDLDPGEAVLDLTRREADIALRVVRPVRGDLIVTRLTTVQWVLVASPKLAKSVGTLRAWTDAPWVGWGERLSNIPAARWFSKHVRGTDPVVRSDSLTMQLATVTAGVGMALVPNQSVEHYGLVPISIGTPLRAAAAEWPEDELFLVTHRALRDVPRVRAVWDLLIERAGGATKEKSRAK, from the coding sequence ATGCAACGCCCTTCAGTCGTGCGCGAGGAGCTTCGTTGGGACGATGTCCGGGTCTTCTTGGCGCTCTGCCGCTCCCGCACTGTGGGGAACGCCGGCGGGCTGCTCGGGTGCGACGCGTCGACCATCTCGCGCCGCCTGGTCGCGCTGGAGGAGGCGCTGGGCGCGACCCTCTTCGATCGCGGGCGCGATGGAATCACGCCCACCAAGGCCGCCGAGGATCTCATGCCGGTGGCCGAGGAGATGGAGCAAGTGATGACCCGCTTCACCAACGCGGCCGAGGGCCTCGAGCGCGAGGTCTCGGGCCTGGTGCGACTCACCTGCCCGCCCGACGCGGCCCAAGTGCTGGTGGCGCCGCTGCTCCAAGAGCTGCTCGCGCGGCACCCGGGCCTGCGCATCGACTTGGATCCGGGCGAGGCCGTGCTCGATCTCACGCGCCGCGAAGCCGATATCGCCCTGCGGGTGGTGCGCCCGGTGCGCGGCGATCTGATCGTGACCCGGCTGACCACCGTGCAGTGGGTGCTGGTGGCCTCGCCCAAGCTGGCGAAGTCCGTGGGAACCCTACGCGCTTGGACGGATGCGCCGTGGGTGGGCTGGGGCGAGCGCCTCTCCAACATCCCGGCGGCGCGCTGGTTCTCCAAGCACGTGCGGGGCACGGACCCGGTGGTGCGCTCCGATAGCTTGACCATGCAGCTCGCCACCGTGACGGCCGGCGTGGGCATGGCGCTGGTGCCGAACCAAAGCGTGGAGCACTACGGGCTCGTTCCCATCTCCATTGGTACGCCGCTTCGGGCGGCGGCGGCGGAGTGGCCGGAGGACGAGCTTTTCCTCGTCACCCACCGAGCGCTACGGGATGTGCCGAGGGTGCGGGCGGTGTGGGATCTCTTGATCGAACGTGCGGGCGGGGCCACGAAAGAAAAGAGTCGCGCCAAGTGA
- a CDS encoding NAD(P)H-binding protein codes for MNTTQTSPTTNVSNVTLIVGGTGKTGRRVAEQLTARGIPVRLASRSASPRFDWEDEGTWGPVLEGVESMYITYYPDLAVPGAAENIRRLATRAVQSGVRRIVLLSGRGEHQVLPAERAVRESGAAFTILRASWFAQNFSEGHLLDPILQGELAFPAGDIAEPFIDVEDIADVAVAALTDAKHAGKIYELSGPRLLTFAEAVAEISEASGRPVRYVPISTEEYGAAIAPYVPADYAAFLVDLFSQILDGHNAYLSNGVQLALGREPRDFRDYARAAAASGAWGAATT; via the coding sequence ATGAACACCACGCAAACCAGCCCGACCACCAACGTTTCGAATGTCACCCTCATCGTCGGCGGCACCGGCAAGACCGGTCGCCGGGTGGCCGAGCAGCTCACCGCGCGCGGCATCCCCGTGCGGCTCGCCTCGCGCAGCGCGTCGCCGCGCTTCGACTGGGAGGACGAGGGCACCTGGGGACCCGTGCTCGAGGGCGTGGAGTCGATGTACATCACGTACTACCCGGATCTCGCGGTCCCGGGCGCGGCCGAGAACATCCGCCGTCTCGCCACGCGCGCGGTGCAGAGCGGCGTGCGGCGCATCGTGCTCCTCTCGGGGCGCGGCGAGCACCAAGTGCTGCCGGCCGAGCGCGCGGTGCGCGAATCGGGCGCGGCCTTCACCATCCTGCGCGCCTCGTGGTTCGCTCAGAATTTCAGCGAGGGGCACTTGCTGGACCCCATTCTGCAGGGCGAGCTCGCGTTCCCCGCCGGCGACATCGCCGAGCCCTTCATCGACGTAGAGGACATCGCCGACGTGGCCGTCGCCGCGCTGACCGACGCCAAGCACGCCGGCAAGATCTACGAGCTCTCGGGCCCGCGGCTGCTCACCTTCGCGGAGGCGGTGGCGGAGATCTCCGAAGCCTCGGGCCGGCCGGTTCGCTACGTGCCCATCTCCACGGAGGAGTACGGCGCCGCCATCGCGCCCTATGTACCGGCCGACTACGCGGCGTTCCTGGTGGACCTGTTCAGCCAGATCCTCGATGGGCACAACGCCTACCTCTCCAACGGCGTGCAGCTCGCGCTCGGCCGCGAACCCCGCGATTTCCGCGACTACGCGCGCGCCGCTGCCGCTTCGGGCGCATGGGGTGCGGCCACGACCTGA
- a CDS encoding Gfo/Idh/MocA family oxidoreductase, with the protein MANRWGVGIIGGSTERGWASAAHIPALRSLPEYEIRAVSTRRRASAERSARALGITLAFDDHRELLARPEVDIALVSVNVTQHRELALAAIEAGKTVVCEWPLGKNLAEAEEIAGRAKKRGVKTLIGLQGRFAPAVRYLRDLVADGYIGRLLGTRIAGAGPDTLWAGVLDLPYEFSADIDNGNTLLSIPAAHALEQLSFALGDIVSVSSTLIARRGQAVRLRDQAIVPMTAHDQVAFSGTLEGGALVSVHYHGGPVKGPVFVWEVRGTEGEIVLSTEHGYPNISELEIQGGRGDEPSKELSIPAEYRLAPPEANGAATNVASMYVQFARDLAEGTELTPDFDLAVRRHRLIDAIERANATGVRQTV; encoded by the coding sequence ATGGCGAATCGATGGGGTGTGGGCATCATTGGTGGGAGCACCGAGCGCGGTTGGGCGAGCGCCGCGCACATTCCGGCGCTGCGATCCCTTCCAGAGTACGAAATACGCGCAGTCAGCACCCGCCGTCGCGCGTCGGCGGAGCGAAGCGCGCGCGCGCTGGGGATCACGCTCGCGTTCGACGATCACCGCGAGCTGCTCGCCCGGCCGGAGGTGGACATCGCCCTCGTCTCGGTGAATGTGACGCAGCACCGCGAGCTGGCCTTGGCGGCCATCGAGGCGGGGAAGACCGTGGTTTGCGAGTGGCCGCTCGGCAAGAACCTGGCGGAGGCCGAGGAGATCGCCGGGCGCGCCAAGAAGAGAGGCGTCAAGACGCTCATCGGTCTTCAAGGCCGCTTCGCGCCCGCCGTGCGCTACCTGCGCGACTTGGTGGCCGATGGCTACATCGGCCGATTGCTCGGCACCCGCATCGCCGGCGCGGGGCCGGACACCCTCTGGGCCGGCGTGCTCGACCTGCCCTACGAGTTCAGCGCCGACATCGACAACGGCAATACGCTCCTATCCATTCCGGCAGCGCACGCGCTGGAGCAGCTCTCCTTCGCCCTGGGCGACATCGTGTCCGTATCGTCGACCCTGATCGCGCGGCGCGGCCAGGCGGTGCGCCTTCGCGATCAGGCCATCGTCCCCATGACGGCGCACGATCAAGTCGCCTTCTCGGGGACCTTGGAGGGCGGCGCGCTGGTGTCGGTTCACTACCACGGCGGACCCGTGAAGGGTCCCGTCTTCGTCTGGGAGGTGCGGGGCACCGAGGGTGAAATCGTCCTCTCCACCGAGCACGGTTATCCCAACATCTCCGAATTGGAGATTCAGGGCGGGCGCGGCGACGAGCCCTCGAAGGAGCTATCCATTCCAGCCGAATACCGATTGGCGCCACCGGAGGCCAACGGGGCAGCCACCAATGTGGCCAGCATGTACGTGCAGTTTGCACGCGATTTGGCCGAAGGCACCGAGCTGACACCGGACTTCGATCTGGCCGTGCGCCGCCACCGCCTGATCGACGCCATCGAGCGCGCCAACGCCACCGGCGTCCGTCAAACCGTGTAG